A portion of the Acidisarcina polymorpha genome contains these proteins:
- a CDS encoding zinc dependent phospholipase C family protein, translating into MIDLTWQASIAPLLQARYPGLTPSQLQEARAYAYGGCAIQDIGYYPFGDKFFSELTHYVRTGDFISNLFRHAQNADELAFAIGALSHYIGDTVGHAEATNLAVPVEFPRLGEAFGPVVTYAEDERAHVQTEFAFDINEIAHHRLAPARYLRHIGLKISIKQVAAAFYDTYGLGEDFTKARSRRINVRGYRFVVRSFLPRIAYAVTLLHRKQMPADSQTAEFEKMEKEFARVATENDWDHYRRRAGIGTYSLAGLIYILPKVGPLKLTAIRGPNADTEQDYVRSVNQSTDSLRTALAVFGGPKPGLDNRDLDTGALVQPGAYKLTDQTYARLLHRLVADPQLPIPLDVKADVLRFYADPNAPNFTKTVPRQWERVQADLLVLQLLPIRGQQLDSRPANSLSKEQ; encoded by the coding sequence TTGATCGATCTGACCTGGCAAGCCTCGATCGCGCCGTTGTTGCAGGCCCGCTATCCGGGCTTGACTCCCAGCCAGTTGCAGGAGGCCCGTGCCTATGCCTATGGCGGATGCGCGATCCAGGACATCGGCTACTATCCCTTTGGCGACAAGTTCTTCTCCGAGCTCACTCATTACGTCCGGACCGGCGACTTTATCTCCAATCTCTTTCGGCATGCCCAGAATGCCGATGAACTCGCCTTCGCCATTGGTGCGCTCTCTCACTACATCGGCGATACCGTCGGCCACGCGGAAGCAACCAACCTGGCCGTCCCGGTTGAGTTTCCGCGGCTGGGTGAAGCATTCGGACCGGTCGTGACGTACGCCGAAGACGAACGCGCCCATGTACAGACCGAGTTCGCCTTCGACATCAATGAAATCGCACATCATCGGCTGGCGCCCGCGCGATACCTTCGCCATATCGGACTGAAGATTTCGATCAAGCAAGTGGCAGCCGCTTTTTACGACACTTATGGTTTGGGCGAGGACTTTACCAAAGCCCGCTCCCGGCGAATCAACGTCAGGGGCTATCGCTTCGTGGTGCGCAGCTTTCTTCCTCGCATCGCGTACGCCGTTACCTTGCTCCATCGCAAGCAGATGCCTGCCGATTCGCAGACGGCGGAGTTCGAGAAAATGGAGAAGGAATTCGCGCGGGTAGCTACCGAGAATGACTGGGACCATTACCGCCGCAGGGCCGGAATCGGCACCTATTCGCTGGCCGGGCTGATCTATATACTCCCCAAAGTCGGACCGCTGAAACTGACCGCGATTCGCGGACCGAATGCCGATACCGAACAAGACTACGTGCGGAGCGTCAATCAATCGACGGATTCTCTTCGCACCGCATTGGCAGTCTTCGGCGGACCGAAGCCGGGCCTCGACAACCGCGATCTGGATACCGGCGCTCTCGTACAACCCGGTGCCTATAAGCTCACCGACCAGACCTATGCCCGGCTGCTACACCGTCTGGTTGCCGACCCTCAACTACCAATTCCTTTGGACGTAAAGGCAGATGTGCTCCGCTTTTATGCCGACCCGAATGCCCCCAACTTTACCAAGACCGTCCCCCGTCAGTGGGAGCGTGTTCAGGCCGACCTCCTGGTCTTGCAGTTGCTGCCGATTCGCGGGCAGCAGCTCGACAGCCGGCCGGCGAACAGCCTGAGCAAAGAGCAATGA
- a CDS encoding SDR family NAD(P)-dependent oxidoreductase: MNQIDLKGRRAVITGGAQGIGLAIAQRLVASGASVSLWDLDAKLATEAAEQLSKIGDAHGIGMDVTQPSEVAAALSSSVNRMGGVDILVANAGIAGPNLKTWEYPIEAWQQVIDIDLTGIFLCCRAIAPLMIEQKYGRIVNTASIAGKEGNPNAPAYSAAKAGVIALTKSLGKELPEYDIAVNCITPAVARTRIFDQMTQQHIDYMLSKIPRGRFVEVEEIASMVAWLVSAENSFTTGAVFDLSGGRATY, from the coding sequence ATGAACCAGATTGATTTAAAGGGTCGTCGGGCGGTGATTACCGGTGGCGCGCAGGGGATTGGCCTCGCGATAGCGCAGCGGCTTGTAGCCTCGGGCGCTTCGGTCTCGCTCTGGGATCTGGACGCAAAGCTTGCGACAGAGGCCGCAGAGCAGCTTTCGAAAATTGGAGATGCTCATGGCATCGGCATGGATGTCACACAGCCGAGTGAAGTCGCAGCCGCGCTTTCGTCCTCAGTGAATCGCATGGGAGGAGTCGACATTTTAGTCGCTAATGCCGGGATCGCAGGACCGAATCTGAAGACCTGGGAGTACCCGATCGAGGCATGGCAGCAAGTCATCGATATTGATCTGACGGGAATATTTCTCTGCTGCAGGGCCATCGCGCCGTTAATGATCGAGCAGAAATATGGCCGCATCGTAAATACCGCATCGATTGCGGGCAAAGAAGGGAATCCGAATGCGCCTGCTTACAGTGCTGCCAAAGCGGGAGTGATCGCGCTCACCAAATCGTTGGGCAAGGAACTACCCGAGTACGATATCGCCGTCAACTGCATTACTCCGGCCGTCGCGCGGACTCGCATTTTCGACCAGATGACGCAACAACACATCGATTACATGCTTTCAAAGATTCCGCGAGGCAGATTTGTCGAGGTCGAGGAGATCGCGTCGATGGTGGCTTGGCTGGTGTCGGCGGAAAATTCCTTCACGACGGGAGCAGTTTTCGATCTAAGCGGCGGCCGCGCGACCTATTAA
- a CDS encoding (2Fe-2S)-binding protein, which translates to MPKGPLEPNARPDDIVAKDREDGEAEKPAFGRFSRRSFLGQLGAAGLAATTSTLAAAAPAPVHEQPSSTAKPKVPGSVPVSLNINGSEIHTTLEPRVTLLDALRENLQMPGTKKGCDHGQCGACTVHINGRRVNSCLTFAIMHQGDKITTIEGLAQDGKLHPVQAAFVEHDGFQCGYCTPGQIMSAVALLKEPVGKDDDSVREFMSGNICRCGAYTNIVAAVQAARQQI; encoded by the coding sequence ATGCCAAAGGGACCACTGGAGCCAAATGCGCGACCAGACGATATCGTTGCGAAAGATCGTGAAGATGGCGAAGCAGAAAAGCCGGCATTTGGTCGCTTCAGCCGGCGCTCGTTCCTAGGGCAGCTAGGAGCAGCCGGTCTTGCCGCGACTACAAGCACCCTGGCTGCAGCAGCGCCAGCGCCGGTTCATGAGCAGCCGTCTTCGACGGCCAAGCCAAAGGTTCCTGGCTCAGTGCCTGTGTCCTTGAACATCAACGGGAGTGAAATTCATACAACGCTCGAGCCGCGGGTAACGCTTCTGGACGCATTACGCGAGAACCTGCAGATGCCAGGCACGAAAAAGGGGTGCGATCACGGTCAGTGCGGGGCCTGTACGGTCCATATCAATGGCCGGCGGGTAAACTCCTGCCTCACCTTCGCGATCATGCACCAGGGCGACAAGATCACCACCATTGAAGGACTGGCGCAGGACGGAAAATTGCATCCGGTGCAGGCAGCTTTCGTTGAGCACGACGGATTTCAATGCGGCTATTGCACCCCGGGGCAGATTATGTCAGCGGTCGCGCTGCTTAAGGAGCCGGTCGGAAAAGACGATGACTCTGTGCGCGAATTCATGAGCGGGAACATTTGCCGCTGCGGAGCTTACACCAACATCGTGGCAGCAGTTCAAGCCGCTCGCCAGCAGATTTAG
- a CDS encoding TIM-barrel domain-containing protein — translation MDFTRRTVLHGLAASSATLLLRAIFPGHAAAVETGPPSLELTVNAVSDQILRITVAAAEEPLDRMYDDGSIIVKPQTSIMRVLETGQESTTFWNGRSIHLSSNPLRLRIEKSDGAIPDIIIETTPSRIIFSCGNGPLYGLGQGAHSLDRRGTTDAMRSGQLDEDLRTYGAHVPIPWLMSPEGWGLFFHEPWGSFDLTGNPGIFKPEETARGIDLFLLLGETPAELMKQWAELTGYPHLPPLWALGYQQSHRTLSNREDLIAEARTFRDKRLPCDALIYLGTGFCPSGWNTGHGSFEFNKSVFPDPPKVIDELHGLDFKVVLHVVNPPINLHGSVTDTAPAADDPTDASAYWKWHVPLDEIGVDGWWPDEGDPLPKAARLVRNRMYFEGDRSVRPNVRPYALHRNGYAGMQRYAWLWSGDVNSTWRTLAEQVMQGISTGLSGIPFWGTDTGGFVPTKDFTADLFLRWFQFSAFCPLFRSHGVTWKLRLPWGWNTGDYSPAELSPQAAATVLPKPAELHNAAVEPICRKYLELRYRMLPYIYSAVEETHSTGLPIIRSLGLHFPADPRALACEDQYLFGPSLLIAPVVEQAARERAVYLPEGVWWDCWTNRQYKGPQTIKRPVDLETIPFYVRAGAVIPTGPVKQWTSAPSTDPLTLTVYPGADGASSLYEDDGISYACEHGDYTRTTMLWNDRTHTLTLRASRPGIERRFKVALAGSAAKEIVFTGRDTDFKL, via the coding sequence GTGGACTTTACCAGAAGGACAGTGCTTCACGGCTTAGCAGCCAGCTCTGCAACTCTGCTGCTCCGCGCCATTTTCCCTGGACATGCAGCCGCCGTTGAGACTGGACCTCCATCGCTCGAACTCACCGTGAACGCCGTGAGCGACCAGATTCTGCGCATCACCGTAGCCGCCGCCGAAGAACCTCTCGATCGCATGTACGACGATGGCAGCATTATCGTTAAACCACAAACATCAATAATGCGTGTACTTGAGACCGGTCAGGAGAGCACCACATTTTGGAATGGCCGCAGTATTCACCTGTCGAGCAATCCTCTTCGCCTGCGAATTGAGAAATCAGACGGCGCGATCCCGGACATCATCATCGAGACTACTCCCTCGCGCATTATCTTCTCCTGTGGCAACGGTCCGCTCTATGGCCTGGGCCAGGGCGCCCACTCGCTCGACCGCCGCGGAACGACCGACGCCATGCGCAGTGGCCAACTCGACGAAGATCTCCGAACCTATGGCGCGCACGTGCCTATTCCGTGGCTCATGAGCCCGGAGGGTTGGGGACTATTTTTTCACGAGCCCTGGGGTAGTTTCGATCTCACCGGTAATCCCGGCATCTTTAAGCCCGAAGAGACCGCGCGCGGTATCGATCTATTCCTGTTACTAGGAGAGACGCCCGCCGAGCTCATGAAACAATGGGCCGAACTCACCGGCTATCCACACCTGCCGCCTCTGTGGGCGCTCGGCTACCAGCAATCGCATCGCACACTCTCCAATCGCGAAGATCTTATCGCTGAAGCACGCACCTTCCGCGACAAGAGGCTGCCTTGCGACGCGCTCATCTATCTCGGCACCGGCTTTTGCCCCTCTGGCTGGAACACCGGCCATGGCTCCTTTGAATTTAATAAGTCGGTCTTCCCTGATCCTCCAAAGGTCATCGATGAGTTGCACGGGCTCGATTTCAAAGTAGTGCTCCACGTCGTCAATCCGCCGATCAATCTTCACGGCTCGGTCACCGATACGGCTCCCGCAGCCGACGACCCGACCGATGCATCCGCTTATTGGAAGTGGCACGTTCCTCTGGACGAAATCGGAGTCGACGGCTGGTGGCCCGACGAGGGCGACCCACTCCCCAAAGCGGCGCGTCTCGTGCGCAATCGCATGTACTTCGAGGGTGATCGCAGTGTACGCCCAAACGTGCGTCCATACGCACTGCATCGCAACGGATACGCAGGAATGCAGCGTTACGCGTGGCTGTGGTCCGGTGACGTCAACAGCACGTGGAGGACGCTGGCCGAGCAAGTCATGCAAGGCATCAGCACTGGACTGTCAGGTATTCCCTTCTGGGGCACTGACACCGGCGGCTTTGTGCCCACGAAGGACTTCACTGCCGATCTCTTCCTGCGATGGTTCCAGTTCAGTGCATTCTGCCCCCTCTTTCGATCACACGGAGTCACCTGGAAGCTCCGCCTGCCGTGGGGTTGGAACACCGGCGACTACAGCCCGGCGGAGCTCTCACCTCAAGCCGCGGCCACCGTGCTACCGAAGCCCGCAGAGCTTCACAACGCCGCAGTCGAGCCGATCTGCCGCAAGTATCTTGAGCTGCGCTATCGCATGCTGCCTTACATCTATTCGGCCGTCGAAGAGACCCACTCCACCGGCTTGCCGATCATTCGCTCCTTGGGACTTCACTTCCCGGCAGATCCTCGCGCTCTTGCTTGTGAAGATCAGTATCTGTTCGGCCCGTCACTACTCATCGCACCGGTGGTCGAGCAGGCCGCTCGCGAACGCGCCGTCTATCTACCGGAAGGTGTCTGGTGGGACTGCTGGACAAACCGGCAGTACAAGGGACCTCAGACAATAAAGCGCCCCGTCGACCTAGAAACAATTCCGTTTTACGTGCGCGCGGGCGCCGTTATTCCTACTGGTCCAGTGAAGCAGTGGACCTCCGCGCCCTCGACCGATCCCCTCACCCTGACCGTCTACCCCGGAGCCGACGGTGCGTCTTCACTGTACGAAGACGACGGCATCTCCTACGCCTGCGAACATGGCGACTACACCCGCACCACGATGTTGTGGAATGACCGAACGCACACACTCACGCTAAGAGCCAGCCGGCCAGGCATCGAGCGAAGATTTAAAGTGGCCCTGGCCGGATCTGCCGCGAAGGAGATCGTCTTTACAGGAAGAGATACAGACTTCAAACTCTAA
- a CDS encoding xanthine dehydrogenase family protein molybdopterin-binding subunit, whose translation MGTSPIGQPTSRIDGPAKVSGAARYAADQCADMTIEELAYGIPVVSTIASGHIRSIDSNAAEAMPGVLGVLHHGNVGDLFRPAQGFEQNVRASETRPPFEDDVVYYYGQYIALILAETFEQGQAAAAQVKVTYDTSKPIVRMPANPVTDNPPAKKFSRGDTDTAFAQAAVKLDETYTTPVETHNPMEMHATIAVWKNGKFTLYESTQGVVNHHNTICQMLGMPLESVQVISPFVGSGFGCKLFPWPQSLMAAVAARHLDRPVKVSVPRNLMFTTVGHRPYTRQRMKLGATSDGKLVSLSHEVLTHTSMVDDYMENCTEPTGMLYSCPNISAIQHLVHLNVGTPTPMRGPGTTPGLFAIESAMDELAIKLNMDPLELRLKNYAETDEQEKKPFSSKHLRECYQTGAERFGWSKRTPGVGSMRDGNLVLGWGMATSTWPAFSGGAEVHVRLLKDGTARVSCGTQDIGTGTYTVFAQVVSEKTGLPMDKIKVVLGDSSLSPGPMSGGSAATASFLNGLAAACNAAVNMLIQVAIRTDKSPFQGADPKTLKMSAGCLHAADKSPDSGTPFPEILALRKLSGVDGKSNPPPAGGHQEKPSVSSHSFGAQFCEVAYDPGIVQFRVRRWLTVVDGGRIINPKAGGNQITGAVVMGIGMGLFEETIYDTRNGKPVNNNFADYLVATNKDIPKLECIFLNYPDLALNEYGARGIGEIGLTGVASALAMAIYHATGVRVRDLPITIDKLIASNDLKIA comes from the coding sequence ATGGGTACTTCCCCAATAGGGCAGCCAACGAGCCGGATCGACGGCCCAGCTAAAGTCTCGGGTGCGGCGCGGTATGCCGCCGATCAATGCGCTGACATGACGATCGAAGAGCTCGCCTATGGCATTCCGGTCGTGAGTACGATTGCGAGCGGACACATTCGTAGTATCGACTCCAATGCTGCTGAAGCGATGCCTGGGGTGCTGGGTGTGCTTCATCATGGGAACGTCGGCGATCTGTTTCGTCCGGCACAGGGTTTTGAGCAGAACGTGCGCGCCAGCGAAACTCGGCCTCCCTTTGAAGACGATGTCGTCTACTACTATGGGCAATACATCGCCTTGATACTGGCTGAGACCTTCGAGCAGGGGCAGGCTGCGGCAGCGCAGGTCAAGGTGACGTATGACACCAGCAAGCCAATCGTCAGAATGCCGGCGAACCCTGTCACCGACAACCCTCCAGCGAAGAAGTTCTCGCGTGGCGATACCGACACCGCCTTCGCGCAGGCCGCGGTCAAGCTCGATGAGACTTATACGACCCCCGTCGAAACTCATAATCCGATGGAGATGCACGCCACCATCGCCGTGTGGAAGAACGGCAAGTTCACGCTCTATGAGTCGACCCAAGGCGTCGTCAACCATCACAACACCATCTGCCAGATGTTGGGCATGCCACTTGAGTCGGTCCAGGTGATTTCGCCGTTTGTCGGGTCGGGCTTCGGCTGCAAGCTCTTCCCGTGGCCGCAATCTTTGATGGCAGCAGTCGCGGCACGCCACCTCGACCGCCCTGTCAAGGTGAGTGTGCCGCGCAATCTCATGTTCACTACCGTCGGGCATCGGCCATACACCAGGCAGCGGATGAAACTTGGAGCGACCAGCGACGGCAAACTGGTCTCGCTCAGCCATGAGGTGCTCACCCACACTTCCATGGTTGATGACTATATGGAGAACTGCACCGAGCCTACCGGCATGTTGTATAGCTGCCCGAATATCTCAGCCATTCAACACCTGGTCCATCTCAATGTCGGGACCCCGACGCCGATGCGCGGCCCTGGAACGACCCCCGGTCTCTTCGCCATCGAATCCGCCATGGACGAACTGGCGATCAAGTTGAATATGGATCCGCTCGAACTTCGGCTCAAGAACTACGCGGAAACCGATGAGCAGGAGAAGAAGCCGTTCTCGAGTAAACACCTTCGCGAGTGTTATCAAACGGGCGCCGAGCGCTTCGGCTGGAGTAAGCGCACTCCGGGAGTCGGCTCCATGCGCGACGGCAATCTAGTACTCGGATGGGGCATGGCGACATCAACCTGGCCGGCCTTTAGCGGCGGCGCCGAAGTCCACGTGCGGCTGCTGAAAGACGGCACCGCGCGGGTCTCCTGTGGGACCCAAGACATCGGTACTGGTACGTATACCGTCTTCGCGCAGGTTGTCTCTGAAAAGACCGGCCTTCCGATGGACAAGATCAAGGTCGTGCTGGGCGACAGTTCACTCTCTCCTGGGCCGATGTCAGGCGGCTCGGCGGCCACCGCCAGTTTCCTCAATGGTCTCGCTGCCGCCTGCAATGCCGCGGTGAATATGTTGATCCAGGTGGCCATCCGTACGGACAAATCTCCGTTTCAAGGGGCAGATCCGAAAACATTAAAGATGAGCGCGGGATGCTTGCACGCCGCGGACAAGTCGCCAGACTCGGGAACTCCCTTTCCCGAGATCCTCGCCTTACGGAAGCTCTCCGGAGTCGATGGCAAAAGTAATCCTCCCCCGGCCGGCGGACACCAGGAAAAACCAAGTGTCTCCAGTCACTCCTTCGGAGCGCAATTCTGCGAAGTCGCCTACGATCCGGGCATCGTGCAGTTTCGAGTCAGACGCTGGCTGACGGTCGTTGATGGAGGCCGGATCATCAACCCGAAAGCAGGCGGCAATCAGATCACCGGCGCGGTTGTAATGGGCATCGGCATGGGGCTGTTCGAAGAGACCATCTACGACACCAGAAACGGCAAGCCTGTGAACAACAACTTCGCCGACTACCTGGTCGCGACCAACAAAGACATTCCTAAACTGGAGTGCATCTTTCTGAACTATCCGGATCTTGCCCTCAACGAATATGGTGCCCGAGGCATCGGCGAGATCGGCTTGACCGGCGTCGCATCCGCTCTGGCGATGGCCATCTATCACGCCACCGGCGTCCGGGTGCGAGATCTGCCCATCACCATCGATAAGCTGATCGCCTCGAACGATCTAAAGATCGCCTGA
- a CDS encoding MBL fold metallo-hydrolase: MDRVPVPTDQIVPMDAIAPGVHGLRIAFVNVFSVEHNDGSWTLIDAAIPFSETQIRHWVERNYRTAPNCIVLTHGHFDHVSAARGLADHWMIPIYAHPLEFPYLTGKREYAAPNAGAGGGLMSLLSPIYPRGPIDLSERLRELKPTIAEMPGWEMLHTPGHTPGHISLFRAADKTLLVGDAFCTTKPESFFEVALAQPPELHGPPAYFTSDWNAARRSVEKLASLAPITVAPGHGRPLCGPGVAGELREMAMRFDQVGIPENRKAS; the protein is encoded by the coding sequence ATGGACCGCGTTCCCGTTCCCACCGATCAGATTGTGCCGATGGATGCAATTGCGCCCGGAGTTCACGGGCTGCGGATAGCCTTCGTGAATGTTTTTTCCGTGGAGCACAACGATGGCTCCTGGACACTGATCGATGCGGCGATCCCATTCAGTGAAACGCAGATTCGCCATTGGGTAGAAAGAAATTACAGGACGGCCCCTAACTGCATCGTCCTCACCCATGGCCACTTCGATCATGTCAGCGCGGCACGGGGGCTCGCCGACCACTGGATGATTCCCATCTATGCTCATCCCCTGGAGTTTCCCTATCTCACCGGAAAAAGGGAATATGCTGCGCCGAATGCCGGAGCTGGCGGCGGCCTGATGAGCCTCCTTTCGCCAATTTATCCTCGCGGCCCAATCGACCTCAGTGAGCGGCTGCGGGAGCTCAAACCTACCATCGCGGAGATGCCTGGATGGGAGATGCTGCATACCCCGGGGCACACACCCGGCCACATCTCGCTTTTTCGAGCCGCCGACAAAACCCTGCTGGTGGGGGATGCGTTCTGCACGACCAAACCTGAATCGTTCTTTGAGGTGGCGCTTGCTCAACCGCCGGAACTCCACGGACCTCCGGCTTATTTCACGTCAGACTGGAATGCCGCCCGCCGGTCTGTCGAAAAGCTCGCCTCCCTGGCGCCCATCACGGTAGCCCCAGGACACGGACGCCCATTGTGCGGGCCTGGCGTGGCCGGAGAACTTCGAGAAATGGCAATGCGCTTCGACCAAGTCGGCATCCCCGAAAATCGGAAGGCGAGTTAG